The genomic interval ATTTCACGTAAGTCATCTTATATTTTGCGTAATAAATTAGTTTAAAAAGTTATTTTTTTATCTTTTTATCAGGAACGCTCAAAATTGATCTGTGTTATGAACAATTATCAGAAAATTAAACTAGAAAAATGGCCCCAACTGAGCGTAATAAATTTGAATGGTATGACACCTATATTTTTCCTGATTATGAATGCAAAATCTCAAATACTGTGCATCAAAATGCTTTCATTAATTCTTATTCCTCAACCATTGAAATGCAATGGATGGACAGGCAAAATAAATTAGAAATTCCTTTATCACATCTTCTTTCTATGTTTTAATTAAATATCACCAAAATGTGCTGGACATTACCTGCACTTTAAGTTGTTATGCATTGTAATGAATCTGGGATTACCCCCCTGAATAGGAATTCACATGTACCTATGAAGTTAAGACCGACTATTATTTATACAATCTCCTAAAAGAAAAAGCTTATGAAAAATTTTGCCAACGGCTGGTATGTAATTTATACGCAACCCCGCCATGAAAAAAAGGTCTGTGACTCTCTTAAAGACCATAACATTCAATTCTTCCTCCCAATAATTAAAAAACTTAAAGTGTGGAGTGACCGGAAAAAATATATTGACACGCCGCTTTTTCCTTCCTATGTATTTATCTATTTAAAAGATAAGATAGACTTATTTCGAGGACAAAATATAACAGGTGTTTTATCTTATGTACGGATGGGTAAAGAGTTGGTCAAAGTCTGTGAAGATGTTATTGCTGACTTAAAATTAATTTTGACAACCGTGGATGATATAGAAGTATCAGAAATTTACTTTAAACCAGGACAAAAAATAAATATTCAGCAAGGGCCACTTACGGGGCTGTCTTGTGAGATAGTGCAATTAATGGGAAAGAAGAAGATACTAGTGAGGGGTGGTATCATAGAGAGAAATATAATCATCCCCTTCATTCCTGATCACTACATCATTAGTAACTAATTCTTTTCTTTAAAATCTTTATCATAAATAATGGACCAGGTATCAGAAATAATAGCAGAATCATCTATTGGGCAAAAGGAATATGTAAAATATGTAACAAAATCTGCAAATGAAAAGAACAAATGTTATATGTCATTTGAGGCAGATCTTTCAGAAGTTAATATTGAAATTATAGAAAAATCTTTGGCATTCATGGTCAAAAGGCATGAGAGCCTGAGAACGACCTTCTCTGTTATTAATGGAGAAATAAAGCAAGTAATCAAATCTTATGATAAAGATATATTTAAGCTGAACTGTTTTGAACTTCATAATGAAAAAGACTTTTTGTATACATTAAAAGATATTTATGAAAAAGCAGACAGTATACTTTCGAATTTAGATCAGGGACCATTAGTGAGATTTTTTCTCTTGAAAAAAAATCAGAGTGATTACTTTTTTTCATTTCTTATCCATCATATTATTTGTGATGCCTGGTCATTAAGACTTATTGAGCAAGAGTTATTTGAAATTTATACTTCGTACTTAAAAGGGGAAGAACCTAAATTAGTTCCCTTGAAATTTCAATTAAAAGATTATTGTAATCATCAGAATTTGCATCTTAATGAAAATAAGATGCAGCTAGGTAATTTTTGGATTAATAGATTAAAAGGATTTAAGAACATCCTGAAAATCGAAGATCTTTATAAAAGTTATGCGATAAGGCATTATGATTTGCTTCAGGCAGAAGCTGCCGGTAAATTTAATACAGCAGAGGTATTAACTGAAGTGTTGAATAAAGAAGAATCAGCTATGTTTTTTTCAAAGATTGTTGATCATAATTTTTTTGGGATAAAAGAGTTGGCAGAACAAAAACACTATTCTGTTTCTGCTATACTTTATACAAGTTTTTATCTTCTTATTTTTATCTACGCCAGGAAAAAAAATATTCTGCTTGCTGCTCTTATTGCGGATAGAGGGAAACAGGAAAATAAATATTTAATTGGTTGTCTGCTTGGCGGCACTTATTTGCCGATCAATATACAGGAAGAAAGTATCATTGATGATTTAATAGAGAAAGTTTTCTCTATTCTTTTAGAAGGGGTTCAGAATGTAGTTTACAGCCATGATTTTCTGGGAATAAACGAAGCTGAGTTAAGAGTAAATTGTGATATGTACGTGAATTATATTTCTAGCGATGAACCATTAAACATTGATGAGTCTCAATTAAATAGTAAGGAACATAAACCGGATGAAGGCATTCATTATGCTATGAATTGCTTATTAAATGAATATTCAGATGGCGTAACAATCAGATGGAGATATAATAAATCACTGTTCGCGAAGGAATTAATTGAGGACATGGTTGAATGCCATGAAGGAATAATAGATTGTCTGCTCAAAAATGATAATTGTACTTTGAGAGATATTGCTTCTATTCTCAAACTCGAAAACGGAATTGCTGAAATTTAACTGTCGTCAAGTCCTTTTCAATCCTTGAGATTTCGTAACTGAAGAATTGAAAAGGACTTGACAACAGTATTTAAATTACTTTTTTAATCTTCTCTCTTCATCAGCTGCTGTACCACTTTTGTCTGTTGATTTCACTTTTGTATTACCAAAACGGTAAGTGACTGATATTCTTGCAACCCTGCTATCATAATTAGTGTGTATGTCATAGGCACTAGCCGGAAATGAACCGTATGTTGTTCTTTTTCCTCTGGTATTAAACAAATCGTTTACAGCTAGTTTAATATCCATCTTCTTATCAAAAAAGCTTCTGTTCAGTCCCAGATCAACTCCATAATAAGATTTTAAATTAAATACTCCGTAAACGGTCGGCGAGAAATAATTAGCATTCAATTCAACAGTCGTTTGCTTATCAACGGTAAAAGTATGACTAGTACTTATTTGATAAGCCAGCTTTTCCCGTTGAAGTGGCGCTCCTTCAATCTCGTCAGAATTATATTTATTATAGAACAATGTTAAATTATTGTAGGTGTTCCACCAATTGGTAATTGTTACTGGTGCGTTAAGATTCAGGTTATAGTAACTGTATCCTTTCAGGTTCATGTTGGTTTGCGATATTGCTTTGGTTACAGGATCGGTCAACAGTACAAACGTGATTGCGTCTGAGGTCTTTCTATAACCAAGACTGGCTGTATATTTACCTTTTAGTATGTAATTAATTTCATAGGAGTTTGTGTATTGCGGACTTAAATAAGGGTTGCCATATTGATTGGTGTATTGATCAATATAATATACAAAGGGATTTAAAGATGCATAGTCAGGCCTGTCTACCCTTCTTCCAAAACCAATGCCTAATGTTTGATCGTCATCTAATTTTTTACGAATAAATAATGTTGGAAATAAATCGATATAATTCCTCTTTACGATATTTGCAGTAGTTAAAGAATTACCTGTTGAGTTTGTTTTTTCAGCACGTAAGCCGGCCTGAAGACTATAGTCCCCAAACTCTTTATTGAAGTTTACATATGCCGCCGCTATATCTTCGTTATATAAGAAATGGTTACTGCGTTTTACATCATTATTGTAACTTCCGTTGGGCAGGAGGTGATCAAATACAAGATTATTGTCTGTTCTGACTGCACTATATTTTAGCCCTGCTTCTAGCTTGGTGTTTTTGTTAAAGGGATGAGAAAAATCTGCTTTTGCGACATAGATATCAGCATTTGATGGGGTATAGTTTCTAAATGCATCTGGGGTTTTATATTCATTCAGACCCTGGTCTAAAAACTGGTTGGTAAAATCGTGATTTTCTTTACCTCTGGATGAGGAATAATCCGTGCTGATAGAAAGTTCTGTACCGGACGTATCTAATATTGCCTTATAATTTAAATTGTAGGTGAGATAGTTATTTGGGTTTTTTCCTTTATTTAAACCAACAACTGCAGAATCTATTTTTAAAGGCTGAGAGCCAATATAATTTATGCTGGACTGAGTGGTTGTGCTCCTGCGCAGATTTCCGCTTACAATGAAGCCTATAGTGCTTTGGTTGCTAATATTAAAATCCGTTCCTACCTTAAAGTTTTGTGCTCTATTTTGATATTTTGCAAATGAAGAAGAGTTGAAGAATGTTGATTGCCCCATATCAGTTGTATATCTGTCTACGGTGAGAGAATTAAAATCTATATTATCATTATAATTGTATAATGCGAAAAAATTATAGATAGCAGTTTTCTGATTTAATGCGATTCCTCCATTAGTTTTACGGTAACGCCCGGATCCAGCACTTATGTTAATCGTTCCATTTGTTCCATAAGCTTGATTTTTCTTCATTTTGATATTAATAATTCCCGCATTTCCTGTAGCATCATACTTGGAGGAAGGGTTGGTCATTATTTCTATAGACTGAATAGTACTTGATTGTGTTGAACTTAATAAGTCGGAGACTTGATCCTGAGAAAGATAGGTTGCTTTTCCATCTATCAATATTAAAACGTTACTTTTTCCTCTAAGGCTTATCTGTTTATTATCAACTGACACTCCGGGTGCTTTTTGTAATAATTCGAGTGCAGTATTTCCAGCAGCTAATACACTGTTTTCGATGTTCAGCACTGTTTTATCAATCTTGTTTTCGATTAGTGGCTTATTACTTTTGATTACTACTTCGTTGAGCTGATAGCTTTCTTTGACTAAATATATGAGATCCAGTTTTTTATTGTCATTAATGTCAACAGTGAATGTTTGAGATTTGTACTTCTTATAACCCATCACGCTTGCTGACAGATAGTATGATCCTGCTGGTATGCTTTGAATTATAAAATTACCATCTTCTGTTGTAAGTGTGCCTTTTAATAATACTGAGTCGGTTGATTTAAACAGTCCTACACTTGCAAAAGAAGAAGGCTCTGTGCTGCTGTTCATTATTTTTCCGCTTACTTTGGTATTTATGTCAGTTTGTCCCTGGGAAGTCAGGCTCTTAAGGAGAAACACAGCTAAAAGAAGGAATTGTATTACTCTGGTTTTTAAGATTTTCATATTTGGTTTTTGATTGATGTATTTTATTACTGAGATTTCTTCGAGAGAGCCAGGTAGTGCTTTTTAAATTATTTGGAATGTGATCTATTAATTACTTCTCGGGAATATCTTTTTTAATTATCAGGTAATAAATGAATAATCCTATGGATATGAAGATGATTTCCAGACCATATGGTAAAGCGGAGTTATCGGAACTATAGGGCGAAAATTCTTGAACGACTAATCCTAAACCGCCAAACATCATTATTAGTGCCCACTTTAAAGCACTTCTGCGCTCTGCTTTTGGTTTGTCCGTTTCGGATCCGATAATAGGCTCTTCTATTATTCCTGTCTCTATCATTTTTTTCTTTAACCGGTATCTTATCAGATTAATGACAATTAAGGTGATCATCAGGAAAATCGCAGTGATCATTATAAATGGGGCTAGCTTGTATATCATAAAATTATAATTTGAATGACCTTTCTCCAGTAGACAGCAAGAGTTATATTAAGGTTGCAGTTAAATAAAAAAAAAGATTATTATTGAATAATATTTTCCTGGTAAACATTTAGATTTCCTGCTGAATTATATTACCGATTAAACGGAGAAAAATTATTATTGTCTCACTGCAACTTTTTTTAAGAACTGATGTCTGCTGTATGATTAATGAAAGAGAAATAATTTCCCGCATAGTTAAAGGAGACAAGAAAGCATTCTCATTGTTGGTTAATGAATACCAGAAATTAATTTTTCATGTAGCAAAAAGGATGATCCAGAATAATGGAGATGTAGAAGATGTCTGTCAGGAAGTCTTTATTAAAATTTATAGAAATATTAGAAGTTTCGCTTATAAATCAAAGCTATCTACCTGGATAGCCCGGATAACTTACTTGACTTCTATAAACTATTTAAAAATGCACAGAAAACATGAGATATCTGATTTTCCTGAAGACCTGGAAGAGTGTTTGGCAGATTATCATACTCCAGAGGATATTCTA from Pedobacter sp. WC2423 carries:
- a CDS encoding UpxY family transcription antiterminator; the protein is MKNFANGWYVIYTQPRHEKKVCDSLKDHNIQFFLPIIKKLKVWSDRKKYIDTPLFPSYVFIYLKDKIDLFRGQNITGVLSYVRMGKELVKVCEDVIADLKLILTTVDDIEVSEIYFKPGQKINIQQGPLTGLSCEIVQLMGKKKILVRGGIIERNIIIPFIPDHYIISN
- a CDS encoding condensation domain-containing protein; amino-acid sequence: MDQVSEIIAESSIGQKEYVKYVTKSANEKNKCYMSFEADLSEVNIEIIEKSLAFMVKRHESLRTTFSVINGEIKQVIKSYDKDIFKLNCFELHNEKDFLYTLKDIYEKADSILSNLDQGPLVRFFLLKKNQSDYFFSFLIHHIICDAWSLRLIEQELFEIYTSYLKGEEPKLVPLKFQLKDYCNHQNLHLNENKMQLGNFWINRLKGFKNILKIEDLYKSYAIRHYDLLQAEAAGKFNTAEVLTEVLNKEESAMFFSKIVDHNFFGIKELAEQKHYSVSAILYTSFYLLIFIYARKKNILLAALIADRGKQENKYLIGCLLGGTYLPINIQEESIIDDLIEKVFSILLEGVQNVVYSHDFLGINEAELRVNCDMYVNYISSDEPLNIDESQLNSKEHKPDEGIHYAMNCLLNEYSDGVTIRWRYNKSLFAKELIEDMVECHEGIIDCLLKNDNCTLRDIASILKLENGIAEI
- a CDS encoding outer membrane beta-barrel protein, with translation MKILKTRVIQFLLLAVFLLKSLTSQGQTDINTKVSGKIMNSSTEPSSFASVGLFKSTDSVLLKGTLTTEDGNFIIQSIPAGSYYLSASVMGYKKYKSQTFTVDINDNKKLDLIYLVKESYQLNEVVIKSNKPLIENKIDKTVLNIENSVLAAGNTALELLQKAPGVSVDNKQISLRGKSNVLILIDGKATYLSQDQVSDLLSSTQSSTIQSIEIMTNPSSKYDATGNAGIINIKMKKNQAYGTNGTINISAGSGRYRKTNGGIALNQKTAIYNFFALYNYNDNIDFNSLTVDRYTTDMGQSTFFNSSSFAKYQNRAQNFKVGTDFNISNQSTIGFIVSGNLRRSTTTQSSINYIGSQPLKIDSAVVGLNKGKNPNNYLTYNLNYKAILDTSGTELSISTDYSSSRGKENHDFTNQFLDQGLNEYKTPDAFRNYTPSNADIYVAKADFSHPFNKNTKLEAGLKYSAVRTDNNLVFDHLLPNGSYNNDVKRSNHFLYNEDIAAAYVNFNKEFGDYSLQAGLRAEKTNSTGNSLTTANIVKRNYIDLFPTLFIRKKLDDDQTLGIGFGRRVDRPDYASLNPFVYYIDQYTNQYGNPYLSPQYTNSYEINYILKGKYTASLGYRKTSDAITFVLLTDPVTKAISQTNMNLKGYSYYNLNLNAPVTITNWWNTYNNLTLFYNKYNSDEIEGAPLQREKLAYQISTSHTFTVDKQTTVELNANYFSPTVYGVFNLKSYYGVDLGLNRSFFDKKMDIKLAVNDLFNTRGKRTTYGSFPASAYDIHTNYDSRVARISVTYRFGNTKVKSTDKSGTAADEERRLKK
- a CDS encoding DUF6249 domain-containing protein, which codes for MIYKLAPFIMITAIFLMITLIVINLIRYRLKKKMIETGIIEEPIIGSETDKPKAERRSALKWALIMMFGGLGLVVQEFSPYSSDNSALPYGLEIIFISIGLFIYYLIIKKDIPEK
- a CDS encoding RNA polymerase sigma factor, translating into MINEREIISRIVKGDKKAFSLLVNEYQKLIFHVAKRMIQNNGDVEDVCQEVFIKIYRNIRSFAYKSKLSTWIARITYLTSINYLKMHRKHEISDFPEDLEECLADYHTPEDILNHRDMSQYLQMLITELPVHYGLVLTLFHLQEFSLQEIQGITGMPEGTIKNYLFRARILLKEKVKLYLVNDHERR